One Rattus norvegicus strain BN/NHsdMcwi chromosome 18, GRCr8, whole genome shotgun sequence DNA segment encodes these proteins:
- the Yipf5 gene encoding protein YIPF5 produces the protein MSGFDNLNSGFYQTSYSIDEQSQQSYDYGGSGGPYSKQYAGCEYSQQGRFVPPDMMQPQQTYTGQIYQPTQAYPPPTPQTFYGDSFEEEPPLLEELGINFDHIWQKTLTVLHPLRASDGSIMNETDLAGPVVFCLAFGATLLLAGKIQFGYVYGISAIGCLGMFCLLNLMSMTGVSFGCVASVLGYCLLPMILLSSFAVVFSLQGMVGILLTATIIGWCSFSASKIFISALAMDGQQLLVAYPCALLYGVFALISVF, from the exons ATGTCAGGCTTTGATAACTTAAACAGCGGTTTCTACCAGACAAGTTACAGCATCGATGAGCAATCTCAGCAGTCCTATGACTATGGAGGAAGTGGAGGACCCTACAGCAA GCAGTATGCTGGCTGTGAGTACTCTCAGCAAGGCCGATTCGTCCCTCCAGACATGATGCAGCCTCAGCAGACGTACACTGGGCAGATTTACCAGCCCACTCAGGCCTATCCGCCACCTACACCTCAGACATTCTATGGAGACAGCTTTGAGGAGGAGCCCCCTTTGCTAGAAG AGTTGGGTATCAATTTTGACCACATTTGGCAAAAAACGCTGACGGTGCTTCACCCGCTGAGGGCATCTGATGGCAGCATCATGAATGAGACCGACTTGGCAGGGCCAGTGGTGTTCTGCCTTGCCTTCGGGGCCACACTGCTACTG GCGGGCAAAATCCAGTTTGGCTATGTGTACGGGATCAGTGCAATTGGATGTTTAGGAATGTTTTGTTTGTTAAATTTAATGAGTATGACAGGTGTCTCATTTGGTTGTGTGGCAAGTGTCCTGGGATATTGTCTTCTTCCCATGATCCTGCTGTCCAGCTTTGCAGTGGTATTTTCTTTACA AGGAATGGTAGGAATTCTTCTCACTGCCACAATTATTGGATGGTGTAGTTTTTCTGCTTCCAAAATCTTTATTTCTGCATTAGCTATGGATGGACAACAACTTTTAGTGGCATATCCCTGTGCTTTGTTGTATGGAGTCTTTGCCCTGATTTCCGTCTTTTGA